From Oscillospiraceae bacterium CM, a single genomic window includes:
- a CDS encoding NAD(P)/FAD-dependent oxidoreductase — protein sequence MENDKIWDVAVIGCGIAGIYAGYELARLHPGLNVLLLEQGTDIDHRSCPMIAKKVPDCLSCPSCAIMRGFGGAGAYSDGKYNFTTAFGGWLRDYMPDDDIMALINYVDDVNVRFGATTVVYSTQSDEALKLEKKALENDLHLLQAKVKHLGTENNLKILKNIYNDMKDHVTFQFNTVVTSITPVSDGYTLETSGGRVQCRCLIAAPGRSGAEWFTEQCRRLGLDMLNNQVDIGVRVELPAKVFEHITDVVYESKLVYRTKQYGDTVRTFCMNPRGHVVAENVDGLITVNGHSYADPALQSTNTNFALLVSNRFTEPFKEPHRYGKHIASLSNMLGGGVLVQRFGDLLKGTRTNAHRLSKSFVRPTLQATPGDLSLVLPKRHLDNIIEMIGALDKIAPGTANYDTLLYGVEVKFYSARPQLTSFFETKLPNFYAVGDGAGITRGLAQAAASGVRAARAVLDKMK from the coding sequence ATGGAAAACGATAAAATCTGGGACGTTGCGGTCATCGGCTGCGGCATCGCCGGGATTTACGCCGGTTACGAGCTCGCGCGTCTTCACCCGGGCCTGAACGTCCTCCTGCTGGAGCAAGGCACGGATATCGATCACAGGAGCTGCCCCATGATCGCCAAAAAAGTGCCCGACTGCCTTTCGTGCCCCTCCTGCGCTATCATGCGCGGCTTTGGCGGTGCCGGGGCATATTCAGATGGCAAATACAACTTTACAACGGCGTTCGGCGGCTGGCTGAGAGATTATATGCCGGATGACGACATTATGGCACTCATCAATTACGTCGACGACGTCAACGTTCGCTTCGGTGCCACAACTGTCGTTTATTCAACACAGAGCGACGAGGCCTTAAAGCTGGAGAAGAAGGCGCTTGAAAATGACCTGCACCTCTTGCAGGCTAAAGTCAAGCATCTGGGGACGGAGAACAATCTCAAAATCCTTAAAAACATTTATAACGATATGAAAGACCATGTGACGTTTCAGTTCAACACGGTTGTAACGTCGATCACGCCGGTTTCGGATGGCTATACGCTTGAAACGTCCGGCGGTCGTGTTCAATGCCGCTGCCTCATCGCCGCACCCGGCCGGTCGGGCGCGGAATGGTTTACCGAGCAATGCCGCCGGTTGGGGCTGGACATGCTGAATAATCAGGTCGATATCGGCGTGCGCGTCGAGCTCCCCGCCAAGGTCTTTGAGCATATAACAGACGTTGTGTATGAATCCAAGCTCGTCTACAGAACGAAACAGTACGGCGATACGGTGCGCACCTTCTGCATGAACCCGCGCGGCCACGTCGTTGCCGAAAATGTGGATGGGCTCATCACCGTCAACGGCCACAGCTATGCCGACCCCGCGCTGCAGAGCACCAACACGAATTTTGCGCTTTTAGTCTCCAACCGGTTTACAGAGCCGTTTAAAGAGCCGCACCGGTATGGCAAGCATATCGCCTCGCTGTCCAACATGCTTGGCGGCGGGGTTCTCGTCCAGCGCTTCGGCGATCTGTTAAAAGGAACACGCACAAACGCACACCGTCTGTCTAAAAGCTTCGTCCGGCCGACACTTCAGGCAACGCCCGGCGACCTCAGCCTCGTCCTGCCGAAGCGCCATCTCGATAATATCATTGAAATGATCGGGGCGCTCGATAAAATCGCCCCCGGCACGGCTAATTACGATACGCTGCTCTACGGCGTCGAGGTGAAGTTTTACAGCGCGCGCCCGCAGCTGACATCCTTTTTCGAAACAAAGCTTCCGAATTTTTACGCCGTCGGCGATGGGGCCGGTATCACGCGCGGGCTTGCTCAGGCGGCGGCCAGCGGCGTTCGCGCCGCGCGGGCCGTTCTTGATAAAATGAAATAG
- a CDS encoding XdhC family protein, with protein sequence MKQIAAAALDALRFNKPCALALTIESTGSTPRKAGAAMLVRNDLSIVGTIGGGVLEAAVMRDAARVIENRRAAVTEYALSENGVDALGAVCGGRARILINYLDSTDPENAVYFEALLNAACSAPLSRIVAVIPNSGHLARRNLCLILPDGGIVGGDFLGQNARAALGRATNGDAITLVGAAVFLFPVASNGAAFIFGGGHCGQSLAPLLHTVGFSVTVIDDRVDFANRSRFPEADEIIVPPSMDAPFTTRAFGLNSYIIIVTRGHQHDKLVLREALKTQAGYIGMIGSSKKREAVYRHLLDDGYTQEDLDRVSSPIGLDIGAETPAEIAVSIAAEMIRRRAVMRQNTSGTPGVFTFSHSRR encoded by the coding sequence ATGAAGCAGATTGCCGCAGCGGCGCTGGACGCGCTCCGCTTCAACAAACCGTGCGCCCTTGCCCTCACGATAGAGAGCACCGGCTCCACGCCACGAAAAGCCGGGGCAGCCATGCTCGTCAGAAACGATCTGTCCATCGTCGGGACAATCGGCGGCGGCGTTCTGGAGGCCGCCGTCATGCGTGATGCCGCGCGGGTTATAGAGAACCGGCGCGCCGCCGTCACCGAATACGCGCTGTCAGAAAACGGCGTCGACGCCCTTGGGGCCGTCTGCGGCGGACGCGCAAGGATTTTGATCAATTATCTGGACAGTACTGATCCGGAAAATGCAGTATATTTTGAAGCGCTCCTCAATGCCGCGTGTTCCGCACCGCTGTCGCGCATCGTGGCAGTGATCCCCAATTCAGGGCATCTCGCGCGGCGCAATCTATGCCTCATCTTGCCGGATGGCGGTATCGTCGGCGGTGATTTTTTGGGTCAAAATGCGCGCGCCGCGCTGGGGCGCGCGACAAACGGCGACGCTATCACACTTGTCGGTGCGGCGGTTTTCCTTTTCCCCGTCGCCTCAAACGGCGCGGCATTTATTTTCGGCGGCGGCCACTGCGGTCAGAGTCTTGCGCCTCTCTTACACACCGTCGGCTTTTCGGTCACAGTTATAGACGACAGGGTAGACTTCGCCAATCGTTCCCGTTTCCCTGAGGCCGATGAAATCATTGTACCGCCGTCGATGGATGCGCCGTTTACGACGCGCGCTTTCGGGCTGAACAGCTATATCATCATCGTCACGCGCGGTCATCAGCACGATAAGCTTGTCCTGCGCGAGGCCCTCAAAACACAAGCCGGGTATATCGGTATGATCGGTAGCAGCAAAAAGCGCGAGGCGGTTTACCGCCATTTGCTTGATGACGGGTATACGCAAGAGGACCTGGATCGCGTCTCGTCACCCATTGGCCTTGATATCGGGGCTGAAACGCCGGCGGAAATTGCGGTGAGTATCGCTGCTGAGATGATCCGCCGCCGCGCTGTTATGCGGCAAAACACATCAGGAACACCGGGCGTCTTCACTTTTTCTCATTCACGCCGATAA
- a CDS encoding NTP transferase domain-containing protein, which translates to MKIGLIILAAGNSERMGVLKPLLPIGGESAVLRCVALGRHQKIHSISVVTGYRREAVEAALLKCRAKNVRHIYNAKFEDGMFSSVKAGIRSLPSDLDGFFLLPADTCAVTEKTIEKLITAFILGNGESVVYPAYDGHRGHPPLIPYALAADIMGYAGADGLRACLAHYPAEEVDTDDRGVLLDMDTPQDYAALLRHLGLPTYPDDTACAQLLQKYETPDHIIAHGRQVEAVALNIARQLKPKGVALDAGLLSAACRLHDMVRLQPAHEDAAAALLLQEGYPNAATVVMAHMDLPDAYSGVPNEAAVLFLSDKLCRNSVVAPLEKTLEDVRKRYTEDPAALARAEKRLKTAMDIRDSLKVRYGIVLDALYS; encoded by the coding sequence ATGAAAATCGGACTGATTATTCTGGCGGCGGGGAATTCCGAGCGCATGGGCGTTTTGAAGCCGCTGTTGCCCATCGGGGGCGAGAGCGCCGTTTTGCGCTGTGTCGCGCTGGGCCGCCATCAAAAAATTCACAGCATTTCCGTCGTGACGGGCTATCGCCGCGAGGCGGTGGAAGCAGCGCTTCTCAAGTGCCGCGCCAAAAACGTCCGCCATATTTATAATGCCAAATTTGAGGATGGGATGTTTTCCTCCGTCAAAGCCGGTATTCGCTCCCTCCCGTCAGACCTTGACGGCTTTTTTCTGCTGCCGGCGGACACCTGCGCTGTCACGGAAAAAACGATTGAAAAGCTTATTACCGCTTTTATTCTTGGAAACGGTGAAAGCGTCGTTTATCCGGCGTATGACGGTCATCGCGGCCACCCGCCGCTGATTCCGTACGCCCTTGCCGCCGATATTATGGGTTATGCCGGGGCGGATGGCCTGCGAGCTTGTTTGGCGCACTATCCCGCCGAAGAGGTTGACACGGACGACAGGGGCGTCCTTCTCGATATGGATACGCCGCAGGATTACGCCGCGCTGCTGCGCCATCTCGGCCTGCCGACGTACCCGGATGATACCGCCTGTGCGCAGCTTCTTCAAAAATATGAAACACCGGATCATATCATTGCGCACGGCAGGCAGGTGGAGGCCGTCGCGCTGAACATCGCCCGTCAACTCAAGCCAAAAGGCGTTGCGCTGGACGCTGGCCTTCTGTCCGCCGCCTGCCGCCTGCACGATATGGTGCGCCTGCAGCCGGCGCATGAAGATGCCGCCGCCGCACTCCTATTGCAGGAGGGGTACCCGAATGCTGCCACGGTGGTAATGGCGCATATGGACCTCCCGGACGCGTATAGCGGCGTCCCCAACGAGGCTGCCGTCCTGTTTCTATCGGACAAGCTGTGCCGGAATAGCGTCGTCGCGCCGCTTGAAAAAACGCTTGAAGACGTGCGGAAGCGGTATACCGAAGACCCTGCCGCCCTAGCCCGCGCCGAAAAGCGCCTGAAAACGGCGATGGACATCCGCGACAGTCTCAAAGTGCGATATGGCATCGTTCTGGATGCCTTGTATTCGTGA
- the trpE gene encoding anthranilate synthase component I has protein sequence MIKPSCEKIEALSKTYNTIPVSREIYADVTTPILLLRKLAAKSRRYYLLESVEGGEKWARYSFLGYDPILRATCKDGTVTIEGSETKTVRTDQPLNVLRELLSRYHAPRLDDLPPFTGGFVGYFAYAMIGYAEPVLKLQKGDGYDFDLMLFDKVIAYDHLRQKIILIVNITTDRLMENYGRAVAELEAMARLVTEAPLCTEEGKAAAPSFTCNMTQEDYCAIVEKTKKYIVDGDIFQAVLSRRFETPFEGSLLNAYRVLRTTNPSPYMVFMHFDDLEIMSASPETLVRLYNGRLSTFPVAGSRPRGATDAEDKALEEELLADEKELSEHNMLVDLARNDLGRISKISSVRVMDYMMIHRYSKIMHITSRVESDIRDDCDALNAIEAILPAGTLSGAPKIRACEIIEELENSPRGIYGGALGYIDFTGNMDTCIAIRMAVKKDGRVSVQAGGGIVADSVPEREYEESGNKAKAVMNAIINAGEVTD, from the coding sequence ATGATTAAACCAAGTTGTGAGAAGATCGAGGCGCTATCCAAAACGTATAACACCATTCCGGTAAGCCGGGAAATTTACGCCGACGTGACTACGCCGATTCTGCTCCTGCGGAAGCTTGCCGCCAAATCGCGCCGCTATTATCTTTTAGAGAGCGTTGAAGGCGGGGAAAAATGGGCCAGATACTCCTTTTTAGGATACGACCCCATTCTACGCGCAACATGCAAGGACGGGACTGTGACCATTGAGGGCAGCGAAACGAAGACGGTTCGAACCGATCAGCCGCTCAACGTCCTGCGGGAGCTTTTGTCGCGGTATCACGCGCCGCGGCTTGACGATCTGCCGCCGTTTACAGGGGGCTTCGTCGGCTACTTTGCGTACGCGATGATCGGCTATGCCGAGCCTGTTTTGAAGCTCCAAAAGGGCGACGGTTATGATTTTGACCTCATGCTGTTTGACAAGGTGATTGCCTACGACCATTTAAGGCAGAAAATTATCCTGATTGTCAACATTACAACAGACCGCCTGATGGAAAACTACGGCCGCGCAGTGGCAGAGCTTGAAGCGATGGCTCGCCTCGTCACTGAAGCGCCGCTATGCACAGAAGAGGGAAAGGCAGCAGCCCCATCTTTTACCTGCAACATGACGCAGGAAGACTACTGCGCAATTGTGGAAAAGACGAAGAAATACATCGTCGACGGCGATATCTTTCAAGCTGTCCTCTCCCGCCGGTTTGAAACACCATTTGAGGGGAGCCTCTTAAACGCCTACCGCGTTTTGCGGACGACGAATCCATCGCCCTATATGGTGTTCATGCATTTCGACGACCTGGAGATCATGAGCGCGTCACCGGAGACGCTGGTACGGCTTTATAACGGGCGGCTTTCCACCTTCCCCGTGGCGGGCTCGCGACCACGTGGCGCGACGGATGCGGAGGATAAAGCCTTGGAGGAGGAGCTTTTAGCGGATGAAAAAGAGCTCTCCGAGCACAACATGCTTGTTGACCTCGCGCGAAATGACCTCGGGCGCATTTCGAAAATTTCCTCCGTCCGCGTGATGGACTATATGATGATTCACCGGTATTCAAAAATCATGCACATCACCTCCCGCGTGGAAAGCGATATCCGAGATGACTGCGACGCCCTCAACGCCATCGAAGCCATTTTACCCGCCGGGACGCTGTCGGGCGCGCCGAAAATCCGTGCCTGTGAGATCATTGAGGAGCTGGAGAATTCCCCGCGCGGGATTTACGGCGGCGCGTTAGGCTACATCGACTTTACCGGCAATATGGACACCTGCATCGCTATCCGCATGGCCGTCAAAAAAGACGGGCGCGTGTCTGTCCAGGCAGGCGGCGGGATCGTTGCCGACAGCGTCCCCGAGCGGGAATACGAGGAATCCGGCAACAAAGCAAAGGCCGTGATGAACGCCATCATAAACGCCGGGGAGGTGACAGACTGA
- a CDS encoding aminodeoxychorismate/anthranilate synthase component II, translating to MILMIDNYDSFTYNLVQLIGSLNPDIRVVRNDALTVEDIRQLHPSHIILSPGPGYPKDAGVCEEVVKALGKTIPILGVCLGHQAICEVYGAMVTHAKKLMHGKKSRILINNKNPIFYGLSEAIDAARYHSLAARRETVPEALDIIAEDETGEVMAVAHRENPVFGLQFHPESVLTPQGDIIIRNFLTIGGRTHD from the coding sequence ATGATACTGATGATCGATAATTACGACAGCTTCACATACAACCTCGTCCAGCTGATCGGAAGCCTGAACCCCGATATCCGCGTTGTCCGCAACGATGCGTTAACGGTTGAGGATATTCGGCAGCTTCACCCGTCACACATTATTCTTTCGCCGGGGCCGGGCTATCCGAAGGATGCCGGTGTCTGCGAGGAGGTCGTCAAAGCGCTTGGCAAAACGATTCCCATCCTCGGCGTCTGCCTCGGCCATCAGGCCATCTGCGAAGTATACGGCGCGATGGTAACGCATGCAAAAAAGCTGATGCACGGCAAAAAAAGCCGGATATTAATCAATAACAAAAACCCCATTTTTTATGGGCTCTCGGAGGCGATTGACGCCGCGCGCTATCACTCCCTCGCCGCGCGGCGCGAGACGGTGCCCGAAGCGCTCGACATCATTGCCGAGGATGAGACGGGCGAAGTGATGGCTGTGGCGCATCGGGAAAATCCCGTCTTCGGGCTCCAGTTTCATCCGGAGTCGGTTCTGACACCGCAGGGCGATATCATCATACGAAATTTTTTGACGATCGGAGGCAGGACACATGATTAA
- the trpD gene encoding anthranilate phosphoribosyltransferase, whose product MIKEAIKTAVEGGDLPFDTAKEAMDEIMRGEATNAQIAAFLTALRMKGETVEEITACAAVMREKCTKLPCDGTVLDIVGTGGDASNTFNISTVTAFIAAAAGIPVAKHGNRSVSSQCGAADCLEALGAKINLTAEESARVLEKTNMCFMFAPNHHASMKYAAPVRKEIGVRTIFNILGPLSNPAMAKLMLLGVYDMRLVRPLAEVLANVGVNRAFVVHGDDGLDEISLSATTTVCALLDGEIKMFTLDPHDYGLQLCDREKLVGGGPAENADIARRLLAGEKGPKRDILLLNAAAALYVGGQSASLEDGILLASELIDNGKALQKMQDFIAATNEVGS is encoded by the coding sequence ATGATTAAAGAAGCAATTAAAACAGCCGTTGAGGGCGGAGATCTGCCTTTTGATACCGCAAAAGAGGCCATGGATGAAATCATGCGCGGCGAAGCGACAAATGCCCAGATTGCAGCCTTTTTGACCGCCCTGCGCATGAAAGGCGAGACGGTCGAGGAAATTACGGCGTGCGCCGCCGTCATGCGCGAAAAATGCACGAAACTGCCGTGCGACGGTACGGTGCTCGACATCGTCGGCACCGGTGGTGATGCGTCCAACACGTTCAATATTTCAACTGTGACAGCGTTTATCGCCGCGGCGGCGGGCATCCCGGTCGCCAAGCACGGCAACCGCAGCGTGTCGAGCCAATGCGGTGCCGCCGACTGCCTAGAGGCGCTGGGAGCAAAGATTAATCTGACGGCGGAGGAGAGTGCGCGCGTCCTTGAAAAGACGAACATGTGCTTTATGTTCGCACCGAACCACCATGCGTCGATGAAATACGCAGCCCCCGTGCGAAAAGAGATCGGGGTGCGAACCATTTTTAATATTCTGGGCCCCCTGTCAAACCCTGCTATGGCAAAGCTGATGCTTTTGGGCGTCTACGACATGCGCCTCGTCCGGCCGCTTGCCGAGGTTTTGGCAAACGTAGGCGTTAACCGCGCCTTCGTCGTCCACGGTGATGACGGGCTTGACGAGATATCGCTTTCCGCGACGACGACGGTCTGTGCGCTTCTAGACGGGGAAATTAAAATGTTCACGCTTGACCCGCACGACTATGGTCTTCAATTATGCGACAGGGAAAAGCTCGTCGGCGGCGGCCCGGCGGAGAATGCGGACATTGCCAGAAGGCTGCTCGCCGGTGAAAAAGGCCCAAAGCGGGATATTCTCCTGCTCAACGCGGCGGCGGCGTTATATGTGGGTGGCCAAAGTGCTTCGCTCGAAGACGGCATTCTCTTGGCCTCGGAGCTGATTGACAACGGAAAAGCGCTGCAAAAAATGCAAGATTTTATCGCAGCGACGAACGAGGTGGGTTCATGA
- the trpC gene encoding indole-3-glycerol phosphate synthase TrpC: MILDKIAASTRQRVAMQKKQMSLEEMKARAAALPIGGFPFEDALKKTDLAFICELKHASPSKGLIVEDFPYLELAEAYEQAGADAVSVLTEPAFFLGSNRYLTEVSMDIKLPILRKDFILDDYQLYESKLIRANAVLLICALLDGETIKRFIGICDSLGLSALVEAHDETEVKTAYNAGARIIGVNNRDLKTFEVDIQNSIRLRPLVPDGVLFVAESGIQTADDIAALHKAGVNAVLIGETLMKSADKKVMLEQLRQGCLA; encoded by the coding sequence ATGATCCTTGACAAAATCGCCGCGTCGACACGCCAGCGTGTGGCGATGCAAAAAAAACAGATGTCTTTGGAAGAGATGAAGGCGCGCGCCGCGGCCCTGCCGATTGGCGGGTTCCCTTTTGAAGATGCATTGAAAAAAACCGATCTTGCCTTTATCTGCGAGCTCAAGCATGCGTCGCCGTCAAAGGGGCTGATTGTTGAGGATTTTCCGTATCTTGAGCTTGCTGAGGCCTACGAACAGGCAGGGGCGGACGCCGTTTCCGTCCTGACCGAACCGGCGTTTTTTCTGGGCAGCAACAGATACCTGACCGAGGTGAGTATGGACATCAAGCTGCCGATACTCCGGAAGGACTTTATCCTTGATGACTACCAGCTTTACGAGTCTAAGCTCATCCGCGCCAATGCGGTTTTACTCATCTGCGCGCTCTTGGACGGCGAGACGATCAAAAGATTTATCGGGATATGCGACAGCCTTGGTCTCTCCGCGCTTGTGGAGGCGCACGATGAGACGGAAGTGAAAACGGCCTATAATGCGGGTGCTCGGATCATCGGCGTCAATAACCGCGACCTGAAGACGTTTGAGGTCGACATTCAAAACAGCATCCGGCTCCGGCCGCTCGTACCAGACGGCGTCCTGTTCGTCGCCGAAAGCGGAATTCAAACGGCGGATGATATCGCCGCGCTGCACAAAGCGGGAGTCAATGCCGTTTTAATCGGGGAGACGCTGATGAAAAGCGCCGATAAAAAAGTGATGCTAGAGCAACTGCGGCAAGGGTGCCTGGCATAA
- a CDS encoding phosphoribosylanthranilate isomerase — protein MTKIKICGLTRPEDIDAVNRYRPDYIGFVFAESKRRVTPTQAAALKRQLTADIKAVGVFVNAGLDDIVTLCHDGVIDAVQLHGDEGADYMLNLKEKINVPVVKALRVQSREQIQKAEALPCDFLLLDAYRENVYGGTGERFDISLIPPLQKPFFLAGGLNADNIKKAAASHPYCLDLSSGVETNGVKDDVKIRDIIRIIREEC, from the coding sequence ATGACAAAAATAAAAATATGCGGGTTGACGCGGCCGGAGGATATTGACGCCGTCAATCGCTATAGGCCGGACTATATCGGCTTTGTCTTCGCCGAGAGCAAAAGAAGGGTGACGCCAACACAGGCCGCAGCCCTGAAAAGGCAGCTTACTGCTGATATCAAGGCCGTCGGTGTTTTCGTCAACGCCGGGCTTGACGATATCGTCACGCTGTGTCATGACGGCGTGATTGACGCCGTCCAGCTGCACGGTGACGAGGGTGCCGATTATATGTTAAACTTAAAGGAAAAAATAAATGTGCCGGTCGTCAAGGCGCTCCGTGTGCAAAGCCGTGAGCAGATCCAAAAAGCCGAGGCGCTGCCGTGCGATTTTTTGCTGCTGGACGCGTATCGTGAAAACGTTTACGGCGGCACCGGCGAGCGTTTTGACATATCGCTGATTCCGCCGCTTCAAAAACCGTTTTTCCTTGCGGGTGGGCTGAACGCCGATAATATCAAAAAGGCCGCCGCATCGCACCCTTATTGTCTCGACCTCAGCAGCGGCGTTGAGACGAACGGCGTAAAGGACGACGTGAAAATACGCGATATAATCAGAATCATCAGGGAGGAATGCTGA
- the trpB gene encoding tryptophan synthase subunit beta: MKGRFGVHGGQYVPETLMNALIELEKAYDTYKNDAAFNAELDALLKNYAGRPSLLYFAERMTRDLGGAKIYLKREDLNHTGSHKINNVLGQVLLAKKMGKTRVIAETGAGQHGVATATAAALMDMDCDIYMGREDTERQALNVYRMELLGARVHPVTSGTETLKDAVNETMREWTARIADTHYVLGSVMGPHPFPTIVRDFQSVIGREVRTQMLALEGRLPDALLACVGGGSNAMGLFYDFIGEASIRLIGCEAAGRGAETKETAATIATGTMGIFHGMKSYFCQDEYGQIAPVYSISAGLDYPGIGPEHAFLHDLGRAEYVPVTDDEAVDAFEYLSRLEGIIPAVESAHAVAYARRLAPTMRKNQLLVINLSGRGDKDVAAIARYRGVNIHE; this comes from the coding sequence ATGAAGGGACGCTTTGGAGTTCACGGCGGGCAATATGTGCCGGAGACGCTGATGAATGCCCTCATCGAGCTTGAAAAGGCCTATGACACATATAAAAACGACGCCGCGTTTAACGCGGAGCTGGACGCGCTTTTAAAAAATTACGCGGGCAGGCCGTCGCTTTTGTACTTTGCCGAACGCATGACGCGCGACCTCGGCGGGGCGAAAATCTATTTAAAACGCGAGGATCTTAACCACACGGGTTCGCATAAAATCAATAACGTCCTTGGGCAGGTGCTGCTGGCCAAAAAGATGGGAAAAACGCGCGTCATCGCTGAAACCGGCGCGGGGCAGCATGGCGTTGCCACGGCGACGGCGGCGGCCCTGATGGATATGGACTGCGACATCTATATGGGCCGGGAGGACACCGAGCGGCAGGCCCTCAACGTCTACCGCATGGAGCTGTTGGGCGCGCGCGTCCACCCAGTGACGAGCGGGACCGAGACGCTCAAGGACGCCGTGAATGAGACGATGCGCGAATGGACGGCGCGCATTGCCGACACCCATTACGTCCTCGGCTCCGTGATGGGGCCGCACCCTTTCCCGACGATTGTGCGTGATTTCCAAAGCGTGATCGGCCGTGAGGTCCGTACGCAGATGCTGGCGCTGGAGGGAAGACTGCCTGACGCGCTTCTTGCCTGCGTCGGCGGCGGGTCAAATGCCATGGGGCTGTTTTACGATTTTATCGGTGAGGCGTCCATCCGCCTCATCGGCTGCGAAGCAGCCGGGCGCGGCGCCGAGACAAAGGAGACGGCCGCCACGATTGCCACCGGCACGATGGGCATTTTTCACGGCATGAAGAGCTATTTCTGCCAGGACGAATATGGACAGATTGCACCCGTCTATTCGATTTCCGCGGGGCTGGATTACCCCGGCATCGGGCCGGAGCACGCCTTTCTCCATGACCTCGGCCGGGCTGAATACGTCCCTGTGACAGACGATGAGGCGGTTGACGCCTTCGAATACCTCTCGCGGCTTGAGGGGATCATCCCCGCTGTTGAGAGCGCGCATGCCGTGGCATATGCCAGACGACTCGCACCCACGATGAGAAAAAATCAGCTTCTCGTCATCAATCTCTCCGGGCGCGGTGACAAGGACGTGGCGGCGATTGCGCGGTATAGGGGGGTAAACATCCATGAGTAG
- a CDS encoding tryptophan synthase subunit alpha, protein MSRLGDVFKNKKAFIPFITAGDPNLETTERLVLAMAAAGADLIELGMPFSDPIAEGPVIQAADERALSSGTTTDKIFDVVRRIRAKTAVPLAFMTYINPIFAYGTKRFLQNCRDTGIDAVIVPDLPFEEKGEIGPMCQTYGVALISLIAPTSDDRIAMIAREAEGFVYVVSSLGVTGVRQEIVTDLGAMIGAVKKANDIPCAVGFGISTPEQAREISKLSDGVIVGSAIVKIVAQYGEQAEEPVRDYVRRMKSALVGNED, encoded by the coding sequence ATGAGTAGGCTCGGTGACGTTTTTAAAAACAAAAAGGCGTTTATACCGTTTATCACGGCGGGCGACCCCAATCTGGAGACGACGGAGCGCCTTGTTTTAGCCATGGCGGCGGCGGGGGCCGACCTTATTGAGCTTGGCATGCCATTTTCCGACCCCATTGCAGAGGGCCCTGTCATTCAGGCGGCGGACGAGCGGGCGCTGTCGTCCGGGACGACGACGGACAAAATATTTGACGTCGTCAGGCGCATCCGGGCGAAAACAGCCGTCCCGCTGGCTTTTATGACGTACATCAACCCGATTTTTGCCTACGGCACAAAGCGGTTTCTACAAAACTGCCGGGACACCGGCATTGACGCCGTCATCGTCCCCGATTTGCCCTTTGAAGAAAAAGGCGAGATCGGGCCAATGTGTCAGACATACGGTGTGGCGCTCATTTCACTGATTGCGCCGACGTCGGACGACCGCATCGCAATGATCGCGCGGGAGGCGGAGGGCTTTGTCTATGTCGTCTCATCCCTCGGCGTGACGGGCGTGCGGCAGGAAATTGTCACCGATCTGGGCGCCATGATCGGCGCCGTTAAAAAAGCAAACGATATCCCCTGCGCCGTCGGCTTCGGTATCTCGACGCCGGAGCAGGCGCGTGAAATCTCCAAATTGTCCGACGGCGTCATTGTCGGCAGTGCCATCGTCAAAATCGTCGCGCAGTATGGCGAGCAGGCCGAAGAGCCGGTGCGCGACTATGTCCGCCGGATGAAATCGGCGCTTGTGGGAAATGAGGACTAA